A stretch of the Pedobacter sp. MC2016-14 genome encodes the following:
- the infA gene encoding translation initiation factor IF-1 yields MAKQASIEQDGVIREALSNAMFRVELENGHEIIAHISGKMRMHYIKILPGDKVKLEMSPYDLSKGRITYRYK; encoded by the coding sequence ATGGCTAAACAAGCCTCAATTGAACAAGACGGTGTAATAAGAGAAGCATTATCGAATGCAATGTTCCGGGTAGAACTGGAGAATGGTCATGAGATTATTGCGCATATTTCTGGTAAAATGCGTATGCATTACATTAAAATATTACCAGGAGACAAAGTTAAATTAGAGATGTCGCCTTACGATTTATCAAAAGGCAGGATTACTTATAGATATAAATAA
- the rpsD gene encoding 30S ribosomal protein S4, whose translation MARYTGPKSKIARKFREPIFGPDKVLDRKNYPPGQHGVSKRRGKQSEYSVQLMEKQKVKYTYGVLERQFRNLFTRASAREGITGDNLLQLLEARLDNTVYRLGIATTRSAARQLVSHKHVTVNGEVVNIPSYQLKAGDVVAVREKSKTLEAITNSVAGRVINKFNWLDWNASELTGKFLAYPNRDEIPENIKENLIIELYSK comes from the coding sequence ATGGCAAGATATACAGGACCAAAGTCCAAAATCGCGCGTAAATTCAGAGAGCCTATTTTTGGCCCTGACAAAGTATTAGATAGAAAAAACTATCCCCCGGGACAACATGGTGTGTCTAAAAGAAGAGGTAAACAGTCTGAGTATTCAGTACAGTTGATGGAAAAACAAAAAGTAAAATACACTTATGGTGTGTTGGAGCGTCAGTTCCGTAACTTGTTTACCAGAGCTTCTGCCCGTGAAGGTATTACCGGTGATAACTTATTGCAATTATTAGAAGCACGTCTTGATAACACTGTTTATCGTTTAGGTATTGCTACTACCCGTTCTGCTGCACGCCAGTTAGTTAGCCATAAACACGTAACAGTGAATGGTGAAGTAGTAAATATCCCTTCTTATCAGTTGAAAGCAGGTGACGTGGTTGCAGTTCGTGAGAAATCAAAAACCTTAGAAGCCATCACAAATTCAGTAGCCGGAAGAGTAATCAATAAATTTAATTGGTTAGATTGGAACGCAAGTGAACTTACAGGTAAGTTTTTAGCTTATCCTAACCGTGATGAGATTCCAGAGAATATTAAGGAAAACTTAATTATCGAGTTATACTCTAAGTAA
- a CDS encoding M42 family metallopeptidase: MAKNKEEEKKHIPVVTSESLKFFEAYINNPSPTGFEYPGQKMWLDYLKPYIDESYIDNYGTAVGVINPKAEFKVVIEAHADEISWFVNYITSDGLIYVIRNGGSDHQIAPSKRVNIHTDNGLVKAVFGWPAIHTRGAGEKEEAPALKNIFLDCGCTSKEEVEKLGIHVGCVITYEDEFMVLNDRYYVGRALDNRAGGFMIAEVARLLKENKKELPFGLYIVNSVQEEIGLRGAEMIAHSIKPNVAIITDVTHDTTTPMINKITQGEMAAGKGPVVSYAPAVQVNLNKLLVKTAQDNNIPFQRQASSRSTGTDTDAFAYSNGGVPSALISLPLRYMHTTVEMIHKEDVDNVISLIYHSLLNIQKDHDFKYSS; this comes from the coding sequence ATGGCTAAAAATAAAGAAGAAGAAAAAAAACATATACCTGTTGTAACCTCAGAATCCCTAAAATTTTTTGAAGCGTATATCAACAATCCCTCTCCTACCGGATTTGAATACCCTGGTCAGAAAATGTGGTTAGATTACCTAAAGCCATACATTGACGAAAGTTATATTGACAATTATGGTACCGCTGTAGGTGTAATTAACCCTAAAGCTGAATTTAAAGTGGTAATTGAGGCTCACGCTGATGAAATTTCATGGTTTGTGAATTACATTACCAGTGATGGCTTAATCTATGTGATCCGTAATGGCGGTTCAGACCATCAGATTGCACCGTCAAAAAGAGTAAATATCCATACAGATAATGGATTAGTTAAAGCAGTATTTGGCTGGCCTGCAATACATACTCGTGGTGCCGGAGAAAAAGAAGAAGCACCTGCCTTAAAAAATATCTTTTTAGATTGTGGTTGCACAAGTAAAGAAGAAGTTGAAAAACTGGGCATTCATGTGGGCTGTGTAATTACTTACGAAGATGAATTTATGGTACTAAACGACCGCTACTATGTTGGTCGTGCGCTAGATAACCGTGCAGGTGGATTTATGATTGCCGAAGTGGCACGTCTGTTAAAAGAGAATAAAAAAGAACTGCCATTTGGCTTGTATATTGTAAACTCAGTACAGGAAGAAATTGGGTTGCGGGGCGCCGAAATGATTGCACACAGCATTAAACCTAATGTTGCCATCATTACAGATGTTACGCATGATACAACTACGCCAATGATCAATAAAATTACCCAGGGCGAGATGGCTGCAGGAAAAGGCCCGGTAGTATCTTATGCACCCGCTGTACAGGTAAACTTGAATAAACTGCTCGTTAAAACCGCACAAGACAACAACATCCCTTTCCAACGGCAGGCTTCATCCAGATCTACAGGAACTGATACAGATGCTTTTGCCTATTCTAACGGAGGTGTGCCATCAGCGTTGATTTCGCTTCCATTACGCTACATGCACACCACTGTAGAAATGATTCATAAAGAGGATGTAGATAATGTAATTAGCCTCATTTATCATTCTCTTTTAAATATTCAAAAAGATCACGATTTTAAATATTCATCTTAA
- the rpsM gene encoding 30S ribosomal protein S13: MARISGIDLPRNKRGEIGLTYIFGIGRSTAQRILTEAGIDLNKKVQDWSDDELSAIRTMINDGIKVEGALRSEVQLNIKRLMDIGCYRGLRHRKGLPVRGQRTKNNSRTRKGKRKTVANKKKATK, from the coding sequence ATGGCAAGGATATCAGGTATTGATTTACCAAGAAACAAAAGAGGCGAAATTGGCCTGACCTACATCTTCGGAATAGGCAGATCAACTGCTCAACGTATTTTAACGGAAGCAGGTATCGATTTAAACAAAAAAGTACAGGACTGGTCTGATGATGAGTTATCAGCTATCCGTACCATGATCAACGACGGAATTAAAGTAGAAGGTGCTTTACGTTCGGAAGTTCAATTGAACATTAAACGTTTAATGGATATCGGTTGTTACCGTGGCTTACGTCACAGGAAAGGTTTACCGGTACGTGGACAACGTACTAAAAACAACTCTCGTACACGTAAAGGCAAGAGAAAAACAGTTGCTAACAAGAAAAAAGCTACTAAATAA
- a CDS encoding SAM-dependent methyltransferase, translating to MSNQLFLVQFQNHLNESISTGTFLKVSLGNYQGNDKELKNVYVRRVKIKRVDMLSFTYRNKTRDIIKNLSIVDGMRLVGQFISNDFRIATLFTTGKEVILEYNKKGVISLRERLLNTRPVPVPLASHDKEKKRVIEAVGSKSYLQALNITDATGVVYKNAQSKYKQINQYIELLSPMIKGLPAGSIRNVADMGSGKGYLTFALYDYLHQVLGLDVDVVGVEYREDLVLLCNEISKSSDFKKLSFVPGTIEDFDASGTDLLIALHACDTATDDAIFKGITAGAKLIVVAPCCHKQIRREMVSASAKNELDFVLKYGIFMERQAEMVTDGIRALILEYYGYKTKVMEFISDVHTPKNVLIVGVKANPAADLDLNGKQILKKIKEAKDFFGISYHHLEKLFKL from the coding sequence ATGTCAAACCAACTTTTTCTAGTACAGTTTCAAAACCATTTAAATGAAAGTATTTCTACCGGCACCTTTTTAAAGGTCTCTCTTGGCAATTATCAGGGAAATGATAAGGAACTGAAAAATGTATACGTTAGACGGGTTAAGATTAAGCGTGTGGATATGCTTTCTTTTACTTATCGTAATAAAACCAGGGACATCATCAAAAACTTAAGTATTGTTGATGGGATGCGGTTAGTTGGGCAGTTTATCAGTAATGATTTTAGGATTGCGACATTGTTCACAACCGGCAAAGAGGTTATTTTGGAATACAATAAAAAGGGAGTTATTTCTCTCAGAGAAAGACTGCTCAATACAAGGCCTGTTCCTGTTCCGTTGGCAAGTCATGATAAGGAGAAAAAAAGGGTTATCGAAGCAGTTGGTTCTAAGTCCTATTTGCAGGCGCTAAACATAACTGATGCTACTGGCGTTGTTTATAAAAATGCGCAGAGTAAATATAAACAAATCAACCAATACATTGAGCTTCTGAGTCCAATGATTAAGGGGCTCCCTGCAGGTTCAATTCGTAATGTTGCGGATATGGGTTCAGGGAAGGGGTATTTGACTTTCGCTTTGTATGATTATCTTCATCAGGTGTTGGGATTGGATGTTGATGTTGTAGGTGTGGAATACCGGGAGGATCTTGTGCTGCTGTGTAATGAGATTTCGAAAAGTTCTGATTTCAAGAAGCTGAGTTTTGTACCTGGTACAATTGAAGATTTTGATGCCTCTGGAACAGATTTACTGATTGCCTTGCATGCCTGTGATACGGCTACGGATGATGCGATATTTAAAGGGATTACAGCAGGTGCAAAGTTAATTGTGGTGGCCCCGTGTTGTCATAAACAGATCCGTAGGGAGATGGTTAGCGCCAGTGCTAAAAATGAGCTTGATTTTGTCTTAAAGTATGGCATATTTATGGAGCGACAGGCAGAAATGGTTACGGATGGTATTCGTGCACTTATATTGGAATATTATGGTTATAAGACTAAGGTGATGGAATTTATTTCTGATGTACATACTCCAAAAAATGTTTTGATTGTAGGCGTAAAGGCCAACCCAGCAGCTGATCTGGATTTAAACGGTAAACAAATCCTAAAAAAGATTAAAGAGGCTAAAGATTTCTTTGGCATCAGCTATCATCATTTGGAAAAACTGTTCAAATTATAA
- a CDS encoding DNA-directed RNA polymerase subunit alpha, whose product MAILAFQKPDKVIMQKSTDFDGTFEFRPLEPGFGVTIGNALRRILLSSLEGYAITSIRFSGVSHEFSTMKGVVEDLTEIILNLKQVRFKKVGDTGDSEKVFIIVNGQDQFNAGDITKFSNNFEVLNPDFVICNMEKSVTLEVELTINKGRGYVPAEENKVTDTTLGVIAIDSIFTPMKNVKYTIENYRVEQKTDYEKLILDITTDGSIHPEEALKEAAKILIQHFMLFSDENLVLESHTKEETKEVDEEILHMRKILKTELVDLDLSVRALNCLKAADIRTLADLVSYDVADMLKFRNFGKKSLTEIQELVKSKQLSFGMNLGKFKLDEE is encoded by the coding sequence ATGGCAATTTTAGCATTTCAGAAACCCGATAAAGTTATCATGCAGAAATCAACTGATTTCGATGGTACATTTGAATTTCGTCCTCTAGAACCAGGTTTCGGTGTAACAATTGGTAATGCCTTGAGAAGAATTTTACTTTCTTCATTAGAAGGTTATGCCATTACAAGTATTCGTTTTTCAGGAGTATCTCATGAGTTTTCTACCATGAAAGGTGTTGTAGAAGATTTAACTGAAATCATCCTTAATCTGAAACAAGTGCGTTTCAAGAAAGTTGGTGATACAGGCGATTCTGAGAAAGTTTTCATCATTGTAAACGGACAAGATCAGTTTAATGCTGGTGACATTACAAAGTTTTCTAACAATTTTGAGGTTTTAAATCCTGACTTCGTAATCTGTAACATGGAGAAATCTGTTACTTTGGAAGTAGAATTAACCATCAATAAAGGACGTGGTTATGTTCCTGCAGAGGAAAATAAAGTTACCGATACTACTCTTGGCGTAATAGCGATTGATTCGATCTTTACACCAATGAAAAATGTAAAATATACCATTGAAAACTATCGTGTTGAGCAAAAAACCGACTATGAGAAGTTGATATTGGATATTACTACTGATGGTTCTATTCACCCTGAAGAAGCATTAAAAGAAGCTGCTAAGATCCTGATCCAACACTTTATGTTGTTTTCTGATGAGAACCTTGTATTGGAATCTCATACTAAAGAAGAAACTAAAGAAGTTGATGAGGAAATTTTACATATGCGTAAAATCCTTAAAACTGAGCTTGTTGATTTAGATCTTTCTGTTCGTGCATTAAACTGCTTAAAAGCAGCTGATATCCGTACACTTGCTGATCTGGTTTCTTATGATGTTGCTGATATGTTAAAATTCAGAAACTTTGGTAAAAAATCGCTTACTGAAATTCAGGAGCTTGTTAAATCAAAACAATTATCTTTTGGTATGAACTTAGGTAAGTTCAAACTAGACGAAGAATAA
- the rpsK gene encoding 30S ribosomal protein S11, which produces MAKSKKVTKKRIVVIEPVGQAHINATFNNIIVTLTNNNGQTISWSSAGKMGFKGSKKNTPYAAGQAASDCGKVAFDLGLRKVEVFVKGPGSGRESAIRTLQVSGIEVTSIKDITPLPHNGCRPPKKRRV; this is translated from the coding sequence ATGGCTAAGAGTAAAAAAGTAACCAAAAAGCGTATTGTAGTAATTGAGCCTGTTGGTCAGGCACACATCAATGCGACTTTTAACAATATCATTGTTACCCTAACAAACAACAACGGTCAAACTATTTCATGGTCGTCAGCTGGTAAAATGGGATTCAAAGGTTCTAAGAAAAACACTCCTTATGCAGCTGGACAAGCGGCATCGGATTGTGGAAAAGTAGCTTTTGATCTGGGTTTACGTAAGGTTGAAGTTTTTGTTAAAGGTCCAGGTTCTGGTCGTGAGTCTGCAATTAGAACATTGCAGGTTTCAGGTATCGAAGTTACCTCAATCAAAGATATTACCCCGCTTCCGCACAACGGATGTCGTCCTCCTAAAAAGAGAAGAGTTTAA
- the map gene encoding type I methionyl aminopeptidase has translation MSKIYYKSAEEIELIRESSLLVSKTLAEVAKVIRAGVTTKSLNDHAETFIKDHGAIPAFLNYNGFPYSLCISPNDQVVHGFPSDYVIQEGDLISVDCGVIKNNFFGDSAYTFSIGEINAEQQKLVDVTKECLRLGIEKAVVGSRIGDVGYAVQKHAEDNGFGVVKELVGHGVGVKLHEKPEVPNYGRRGSGIKLEEGMVIAIEPMINAGTARIKFWSDGWTVTTVDQKPSAHFEHTVAVRRGKADVLSTFELIEEVLNKKGE, from the coding sequence ATGTCAAAAATTTACTATAAATCTGCAGAAGAAATTGAATTGATCAGAGAGAGCTCTTTGTTGGTGTCTAAAACCCTTGCTGAGGTTGCGAAAGTGATCCGCGCGGGAGTCACAACAAAGAGCTTAAATGATCATGCAGAGACATTCATTAAGGATCATGGTGCGATCCCTGCATTTCTTAATTACAATGGGTTCCCGTATTCTTTATGTATTTCGCCAAATGATCAGGTAGTTCATGGTTTTCCGAGTGATTATGTTATTCAGGAAGGCGATTTAATATCAGTGGATTGTGGGGTGATTAAAAACAACTTTTTCGGGGATTCGGCTTATACATTTTCAATCGGTGAGATTAATGCTGAACAGCAAAAACTTGTTGATGTAACAAAAGAATGTTTGCGCCTTGGCATTGAGAAAGCAGTTGTGGGATCAAGAATAGGTGATGTTGGTTATGCAGTTCAAAAGCATGCAGAAGATAACGGATTCGGTGTAGTAAAGGAATTGGTTGGCCATGGTGTAGGCGTTAAGCTACATGAAAAGCCGGAAGTTCCAAACTACGGAAGAAGAGGTAGCGGGATTAAATTGGAGGAAGGAATGGTGATTGCCATTGAGCCGATGATTAATGCTGGTACTGCGAGAATTAAGTTTTGGTCTGATGGCTGGACGGTTACAACTGTAGATCAAAAACCATCAGCTCATTTTGAGCATACAGTGGCTGTAAGAAGGGGTAAAGCGGATGTTTTATCTACCTTTGAATTAATTGAAGAAGTTTTAAATAAAAAAGGCGAATAA
- the rpmJ gene encoding 50S ribosomal protein L36 has protein sequence MKVRSSIKKRSADCKIIRRKGKLYVINKKNPKYKQRQG, from the coding sequence ATGAAAGTTAGGTCATCAATTAAAAAGCGTAGCGCTGATTGTAAGATTATTCGTCGTAAAGGTAAGCTTTACGTGATCAACAAAAAAAACCCTAAATACAAACAGCGTCAGGGATAA
- the rplQ gene encoding 50S ribosomal protein L17: protein MRHGRKINHLGRTDSHRKAMLANMASSLIKHKRISTTLAKAKALRMYVEPIITKSKNDTTHSRRIVFSYLQDKETVTELFRDIAAKVANRPGGYTRIIKLNNRLGDNAEMALIELVDYNEIYGKEAAAEEKKTTRRGRSKTKKADAPAKEEVVAEEVVADEAPEAPVAEEKQEDKGE, encoded by the coding sequence ATGAGACACGGTAGAAAAATAAACCACTTAGGAAGAACAGATTCGCATCGTAAGGCGATGTTGGCCAACATGGCTTCATCGTTGATTAAGCACAAAAGAATTTCAACTACTTTAGCTAAAGCAAAAGCTTTGCGTATGTATGTTGAGCCTATCATTACAAAGTCTAAAAACGATACTACACACTCTCGTCGTATTGTATTTAGCTATTTGCAAGATAAAGAAACTGTGACTGAACTGTTCCGTGATATAGCTGCTAAAGTTGCTAACCGTCCGGGTGGTTATACCAGGATCATCAAATTAAACAATCGTCTTGGTGATAATGCTGAAATGGCATTGATCGAATTGGTTGATTACAATGAGATTTATGGTAAAGAGGCTGCAGCTGAAGAAAAGAAAACAACTCGTCGTGGTAGAAGCAAAACTAAAAAAGCTGATGCTCCTGCTAAAGAAGAAGTTGTAGCTGAAGAAGTAGTTGCTGATGAGGCTCCTGAAGCGCCAGTTGCTGAAGAAAAACAAGAAGATAAAGGAGAATAA
- the dnaK gene encoding molecular chaperone DnaK, translating to MSKIIGIDLGTTNSCVAVMEGNEPVVIANSEGKRTTPSIVAFAENGERKVGEPAKRQAITNPTKTIYSIKRFMGSSFAEVSKEVGRVPYKVVKGDNNTPRVEIDDRKYTPQEISAMILQKMKKTAEDFLGHEVSEAVITVPAYFNDAQRQATKEAGEIAGLTVKRIINEPTAAALAYGLDKTNKDMKIVVFDCGGGTHDVSVLELGDGVFEVKSTDGDTHLGGDDFDHIIIDWLADEFKNENGMDLHQDPMALQRLKEAAEKAKIELSSTTSTEVNLPYITADASGPKHLVRNLSRAKFEQLAGDLIKRTIDPCKSALKNAGLKVSDIDEIILVGGSTRIPAIQEAVKAFFGKEPSKGVNPDEVVAIGAAIQGGVLTGEVKDVLLLDVTPLSLGIETMGGVMTKLIEANTTIPSKKAETFSTAADNQPSVEIHILQGERPMAAQNRTIGRFILDGIPPAPRGVPQVEVAFDIDANGILHVSAKDKATGKEQKIRIEASSGLTEEEIKKMKEEAEQNADADRIAKEEADKINGADALIFSTEKQLKEFGDKISADKKAPIEAGLAKLQAAHASRNFADIDAAQEELQAAWNAASEEMYKDGQGADAAQPQGGAAEAQNGADNVTDVDFEEVKDETK from the coding sequence ATGTCAAAAATTATTGGTATAGACTTAGGAACAACAAACTCTTGCGTAGCTGTAATGGAAGGTAACGAGCCTGTAGTTATAGCCAACAGTGAGGGTAAGCGTACAACGCCATCCATTGTTGCTTTTGCAGAAAATGGCGAACGTAAAGTAGGAGAGCCGGCTAAACGTCAGGCAATTACTAACCCAACAAAAACAATTTATTCGATCAAACGCTTTATGGGCAGCAGCTTTGCTGAGGTTTCTAAAGAAGTTGGTCGTGTACCTTACAAAGTTGTAAAGGGTGACAACAATACACCACGTGTAGAAATTGACGACCGTAAATATACTCCGCAGGAAATTTCTGCAATGATTTTGCAGAAAATGAAAAAAACTGCAGAAGACTTTTTAGGTCATGAGGTTTCTGAAGCAGTAATTACTGTTCCAGCTTACTTTAATGATGCTCAGCGTCAGGCTACAAAAGAAGCAGGTGAAATTGCAGGTCTTACTGTTAAAAGGATCATCAACGAGCCAACTGCTGCTGCATTAGCTTACGGTTTGGATAAAACAAACAAAGACATGAAAATTGTTGTGTTTGACTGCGGTGGTGGTACTCATGACGTTTCAGTATTAGAATTAGGTGATGGTGTATTTGAAGTGAAATCTACTGACGGTGATACGCACCTGGGCGGTGATGACTTTGACCACATTATTATTGACTGGTTGGCAGATGAGTTTAAAAATGAAAATGGCATGGACCTTCACCAGGATCCAATGGCGTTACAACGTTTAAAAGAAGCTGCTGAGAAAGCTAAAATAGAGTTGTCAAGCACTACATCTACTGAAGTTAACCTTCCATATATTACTGCTGATGCTAGCGGACCTAAACACTTGGTAAGAAACTTAAGCCGTGCTAAATTTGAGCAATTGGCAGGTGATTTAATTAAACGTACTATTGATCCTTGTAAATCTGCTTTGAAAAATGCTGGTTTAAAAGTTTCTGATATTGACGAAATCATTTTAGTAGGTGGTTCTACACGTATTCCAGCAATTCAGGAGGCTGTTAAAGCTTTCTTTGGTAAAGAGCCTTCTAAAGGTGTTAACCCTGATGAGGTTGTGGCTATCGGCGCTGCAATTCAAGGTGGTGTATTAACTGGTGAAGTTAAAGATGTATTGTTATTAGACGTTACTCCACTTTCGTTAGGTATCGAAACTATGGGTGGTGTAATGACAAAATTAATTGAAGCTAACACTACTATTCCATCTAAAAAGGCAGAAACTTTCTCTACAGCAGCTGATAATCAGCCTTCGGTAGAAATCCACATTTTACAAGGAGAGCGTCCTATGGCTGCTCAAAACCGTACTATTGGACGTTTTATCCTGGATGGTATTCCACCGGCACCTCGTGGTGTTCCACAAGTAGAAGTTGCTTTTGATATTGATGCAAATGGTATCTTACACGTAAGTGCTAAAGATAAAGCTACTGGTAAAGAGCAAAAGATCCGTATTGAGGCTTCATCTGGTTTAACAGAAGAAGAGATCAAGAAGATGAAGGAAGAAGCAGAGCAAAATGCTGATGCTGATAGAATTGCTAAAGAAGAAGCAGATAAAATTAACGGTGCAGATGCTTTAATTTTCTCTACTGAGAAACAATTAAAAGAATTTGGCGATAAGATTTCTGCTGATAAAAAAGCACCTATTGAGGCTGGATTGGCTAAATTGCAAGCTGCTCATGCTTCAAGAAACTTTGCTGATATCGATGCTGCACAAGAAGAGCTTCAAGCTGCATGGAATGCTGCTTCTGAAGAGATGTACAAAGATGGTCAAGGTGCTGATGCTGCTCAACCTCAAGGTGGTGCTGCTGAAGCTCAGAACGGCGCAGATAATGTTACTGATGTAGACTTCGAAGAAGTAAAAGACGAAACTAAATAA
- a CDS encoding sugar phosphate nucleotidyltransferase: MKPTLLILAAGMASRYGSMKQIDGFGPNGETIIDYSIYDAIKAGFGKVVFIIKEEFLEDFKGIFEPKLKGKIETDYVFQNFNLKQFGIDEEIHREKPWGTGHAILAARNVIKEPFCVINADDFYGLDAFTKMVDFLTTEVTGSNYSMIGYEIAKTLSDFGSVSRGVCKVSPEGYLEEIIERTKVLRDGEAIIYEENTKQYPLALDTRVSMNFWGFTPEVFKISVELFREFAKNNRENPKSEFFIPIIVETLLNSEKADFKVVPTDSKWFGVTYKEDKPVVQASFDQLIKDGVYPENLWN, from the coding sequence ATGAAACCAACTTTATTAATCTTAGCAGCAGGAATGGCCAGCCGCTATGGCAGCATGAAACAAATTGATGGGTTTGGCCCAAATGGAGAAACCATTATTGATTATTCCATTTACGATGCCATCAAAGCTGGTTTTGGAAAGGTAGTATTCATCATTAAAGAAGAATTTCTTGAAGACTTTAAAGGGATTTTTGAACCAAAATTAAAAGGTAAAATTGAAACCGACTATGTGTTTCAGAATTTTAACCTTAAACAATTCGGAATTGATGAAGAAATACACCGGGAAAAACCATGGGGAACAGGTCATGCAATTCTTGCTGCAAGAAACGTAATAAAAGAACCTTTTTGCGTGATTAACGCAGATGACTTTTATGGCTTAGATGCATTTACAAAAATGGTGGACTTTTTGACAACTGAAGTCACTGGAAGCAACTACTCCATGATTGGTTACGAAATTGCCAAAACATTGTCAGACTTTGGTTCCGTATCTCGTGGTGTTTGTAAAGTAAGTCCTGAAGGCTACCTTGAAGAAATTATTGAAAGAACCAAGGTTTTACGTGACGGCGAAGCAATTATTTACGAAGAAAATACCAAACAATATCCCCTGGCCTTAGATACCCGTGTATCAATGAATTTCTGGGGTTTTACACCTGAAGTTTTTAAAATCTCTGTTGAATTATTCAGGGAGTTCGCTAAAAACAATCGTGAAAATCCTAAGTCAGAATTCTTTATTCCGATTATTGTAGAGACCCTGCTAAATTCAGAAAAAGCCGACTTTAAAGTAGTACCCACAGATAGTAAGTGGTTTGGTGTAACTTACAAAGAAGATAAACCTGTAGTACAGGCAAGTTTTGACCAATTGATTAAAGATGGCGTATATCCTGAAAACTTGTGGAATTAG
- the secY gene encoding preprotein translocase subunit SecY translates to MKKLFTTLSNIWKIQELKTRIVFTLIILVVYRFVSHVVLPGVDATALGDNEKSGLLGLLDMFAGGSFSRVSILALGVMPYISASIVVQLLGIAVPSFQKMQKEGESGRNKLNQITRYLTVAITAVQAVGYVKTQVPAEAILIDHTLFFVLSTFVLSAGTLFVMWLGEKITDKGIGNGISLIIMVGIIARLPMALQQEFSSRLVGDGGGLIALVLEIAALFAVVMFTIMIVQGVRKVPVQYAKRIVGNRQFGGVRQYIPLKVNAAGVMPIIFAQALMFIPTLLTQFAPSLQDTWLRQYSDYTSLVYSLTFAFLIIAFTFFYTAITVNPTQMSDDMKKNGGFIPGIKPGLSTSSFIDDVISKITLPGSIFLAIIAILPSIAVKFGIKSEFAHFYGGTSLLILVGVVLDTLQQVESYLLMRHYDGLMKTGRVTGRTGVPAAGGTNAVI, encoded by the coding sequence ATGAAGAAGCTGTTTACTACTCTAAGTAATATTTGGAAAATTCAAGAATTAAAAACGCGTATAGTTTTTACGCTGATAATTCTGGTGGTTTATAGATTTGTATCTCATGTGGTTTTACCAGGTGTGGATGCAACTGCCCTGGGCGATAATGAAAAGTCTGGACTTTTGGGTTTGCTGGATATGTTTGCCGGTGGATCTTTCTCTCGTGTTTCAATCCTGGCCCTCGGAGTAATGCCTTATATTTCTGCATCTATTGTAGTTCAGTTATTGGGTATCGCTGTCCCTTCTTTCCAAAAAATGCAGAAAGAGGGAGAAAGCGGCAGAAACAAGTTAAATCAGATTACACGTTATTTGACGGTAGCTATTACAGCTGTTCAGGCTGTTGGTTATGTTAAAACTCAGGTTCCTGCTGAGGCGATACTAATTGATCATACCTTATTTTTTGTTTTATCAACATTTGTTTTATCTGCAGGTACATTATTTGTAATGTGGCTTGGTGAGAAAATAACAGATAAAGGAATAGGTAATGGTATTTCTTTAATCATTATGGTGGGGATCATAGCCCGCCTTCCTATGGCTTTACAGCAGGAGTTTAGCTCCAGGCTTGTTGGTGATGGTGGTGGTTTAATTGCCTTGGTTCTTGAAATTGCTGCTTTGTTTGCTGTTGTAATGTTTACCATTATGATTGTTCAAGGCGTAAGAAAAGTACCTGTTCAATATGCAAAACGTATTGTTGGTAACAGACAATTTGGTGGCGTAAGACAATATATTCCATTGAAAGTGAACGCGGCGGGTGTAATGCCAATTATCTTTGCGCAAGCATTGATGTTTATCCCAACCTTGCTCACTCAGTTTGCACCGTCTTTACAAGATACATGGTTAAGACAGTACAGCGATTATACGTCGTTAGTTTATAGCTTAACTTTTGCATTTTTAATTATTGCATTTACGTTTTTCTATACAGCAATTACTGTTAACCCAACTCAAATGTCTGATGATATGAAGAAGAATGGTGGATTCATTCCTGGTATTAAACCTGGTTTGTCTACTTCATCTTTCATTGATGATGTCATTTCTAAGATTACACTTCCCGGATCCATATTTTTAGCTATTATCGCAATTTTGCCTTCTATAGCCGTAAAATTCGGAATTAAGTCTGAGTTCGCCCATTTCTACGGCGGTACTTCATTACTAATCCTTGTTGGTGTGGTATTGGATACTTTACAGCAGGTTGAAAGTTATTTATTGATGCGTCATTATGATGGCTTAATGAAAACAGGCAGGGTTACTGGCCGGACTGGCGTTCCAGCTGCTGGCGGTACAAATGCAGTGATCTAA